The DNA sequence GCTTCAGGtcagagcgccccctgctgctgctctccaaCAACAGATGCCTCCAGACGTTGCAACGCAGGACACTACACACCACCATGGGTGAGTCAGCAGTTTTGTTCGGAGACacggacagatggacagacacagacggactggtggacagacacagacagacaggtggacagTAGGGTTGGGCGATGTCCCCTAAATTGGCAGTCAATGATGTTAACAGTAAAACATTGTGATGGACGATGATATTGtcgtctccaagcgggctcttCATATCCAACggagcctggatcatttctcgacGCACTCTCCACATCCAAGTCATGATCTTTATGACTAGGATCGAGTACAGTTGTGATGAAGTGCAGGGGATCCGAGTGAATGTTGCggggagttcataatctgcCCTGTATGCAGTGTAGTAAGGAGACCTctgaagaccgctagctcctctAGCTTGTTGGGGCGACAACGAGCTTAAGTCTGTCAACATGTTTTACTAAGATCCACTCAGATCCCCTGCACTTCAGGGCGACTGTATTCGATCCTCGTCATAAAGATcatgacttggatgtggggatgAAGCAGCGCatagagaaatgatccaggctagagttctcaacgggcctgaaaattacaacccgaCCCGACCCAGCCCGTTGGTCTTTACACCCGAACCGGCCCGACATACCAGCATGAATTGTCTGCTCTAACCCGACCCAGCCCGAaatacattttcccattgaacgaagtgctgtgttttatttgaagcGGGAgtgggtgctgctgctgctgctgctgctgctgctgctgttgttgacgCAGCACCAGTCTCCTGGCTCACGTCATCTGGGTTTTTTGCGCAGCTAACAGTCGGGACTTCACATATGTTGTACATTGGCCCTTTGGTCAGCGGGCAGCATCCACAACTGGTTGAATTTCGGCCACAGGAATGTTGCAGCTTTGTGGAGTGATGCGCAAAACCGGTGCGCGTGCAGGGGCGTCAGGTTTGCCcctctccatcaagcaggcagccagatttactcttcaccacacaTGAACACCGATGATTCACATCAATCAACATATAATTTACAaactgcaagaaatgtgtttaacCTGCGGGCCTGGTCGGGTTTGTTGGGCCGGCCCGACCCGTTGGGAACTCTAATCCAGGCTGCATTTGATACAGAGAAGACAAAAAGAGATGAGAGGCATGCACcctctatatctatatataggtCTATATGTTCatgagatcctcctaaatattttcatggattcttaattgatttatgctttgaagcatgaatattaatctataatATGACATacttgactttagtgaggtaagtacacacagtcccagccataacaacattacattaaaaaaaacaatgggacAGAATCATTtctttcagtgttttgtttgggTTAGTGTTAGGTAGAGAACACTGTTGTAttgatgatcactcaaagctACTTTACactattcactcattcactcacacattcatacagagcatctatgtgcagcacattttctatcacgcatctttcatatccattcacacacacagccctcaGGAGCAACAtcgggttaagtgtcttgcccaaggacacatcggcatgtagtaGGAgttgggaatcgaacccacaaccttcccattgaaagacgacttgctctaCTGCTGGGCTACGATCACCCCAGTGTGACTGATAATGCGTCTGTCATCCCTCAGTGAGTCGAGGACCAGTCGTCCAGTTCAAACTGTCGGACATCGGTGAAGGGATCATGGAGGTGACAGTGAAGGAGTGGTAGGTGTTGATCCCGTGTGACCTCTGACACAGAAGCTTGTTAGTGTTGAAGAATCATCACagtcgtgttgttgttgttgacgtcAGGTACGTGAAGGAGGGAGACCGAGTGTCCCAGTTCGACAGCATCTGTGAGGTTCAGAGTGACAAAGCTTCTGTCACCATCACCAGCCGCTATGATGGCGTCATCAAAAAACTTTACTACGATGTGGACGCCACAGCGCTTGTAGGAAAACCGCTGGTGGACATCGAGACGGAGTCCAATCCTGGTGAGTTGACCCATGCCTGGTTTTTATTCAAATCCAGTTTATCTGATCTGACTCGGTCACTGTTGTGACTCAGAGGTCATACAGGAGGAGGACGTGGTGGAGACGCCCGCCATGGCTCGAGAAGAACACACCCACCAAGAGATCAAAGGTCACAAAACCCAGGCCACGCCCGCAGTCAGACGCCTCGCCATGGAGAACAATGTGAGTGTGTCATTGTGTGGTGTTGGTAGTGTGTCGTCTTCTGGTTTGTCCTCTTGTCTTACATCCTGGTTTGTCCTCAGATAAAACTCAGTGAAGTTGTGGGCACCGGTAAAGACGGACGTATTCTGAAGGAGGACATCCTCAACTTCCTGGCAAAACAGACAGGCGCCATCTTACCTCCAACTCCAGTCCAAGAGATTCACACTCCAGGTCCGGCTCaggtctctgctgctgccaggCTGGCGAGCACGTCAGTGGCCATCAAAGCCCCACCCACCACCACTGCCAGAGCCATCTTCACAGGGAAGGACATCACTGAGCCCCTGACAGGTCAGAGGTGACATCATCTGCGCTGGTTTCACTGCACGAACAAGTGCAGGCTCCTGAAACGTTTGCTGCTTCATGGCACATGTGACAACATGAGTCATGAATGAGCAGCATCGTTGATCTGTTGCTtctgtctgactgtgtttaCACACTGAAAAGCCTTTTTAGGCACGCCCACTTTCCACAACAGTTAAAGCAGTGGAAGAGCAGCAGTGTAAACACGATCATTGTGATGTCGTCATGAGATGGTGACGTCACGACACGATGAAACCAGATCAATGTTTCCACAGGTTTCCATAAGGCTATGGTGAAGACCATGACGGCAGCACTGAAAATTCCTCACTTCGGTTATTGTGATGAAGTCGACCTGAGTCGTCTGGTGACGCTGAGAGAAGAACTCAAACCTGCAGCTGGACATCGAGGGGTTAAACTGAGCTACATGCCCTTTTTTATTAAGGTACACCTGAACACAAACACCATaacacacacctgtacacatacctgtacacacacctgaacataCACACCTGTACACATACCTGAACACACACCTGTAtacacacctgtacacacacctgtacacacacctgtacacacacctgaagTCATCAGAACTGTGAAGTTCATTGGTTCATGTTGAGTGTTGACGCTGCGTTTTATTTGGCTCAGGCTGTGTCCCTCGGTCTGCTCCACTACCCAATCCTGAACGCTTCGATAGACGAAGGCTGTCAGAACATCACCTACAAGGTAACAACCTCGTCCAGGGTCCTCTGATTCAGGTCCTTTAATCAAGGTCAGGCCCTGTGGTCCAGGTTCTCTGTTCCAGGTCCTCCCGAGGGTGTGTCTCTGTAGTGTGTCTCTTTCCTCTGCCGAGATTAATTGACCAATCACCTGCGACCTCAGACCTCTGTTGCAGTGATGGTGTTTCCTGTTGCCGCAGTGATGGTGTTTCCTGTTGCCGCAGTGCTGACGGTGTTTCTTGTTTCTCAGGCGTCTCACAACATTGGCGTGGCGATGGACACGAGTCAGGGTCTGCTGGTTCCTAACTTGAAGAACGTGCAGCTGCTCAGCGTTTTTGACATTGCTCTCGAGTTGAACCGCCTGCAGGTGCTGGGGTCAAAAGGTCAACTGGGAACCAGTGATCTGACTGGAGGAACATTCACGCTGTCCAACATTGGCACAGTGAGTCCACTGCAGACACACCTATTCATGTAACCCCTCCCACAACACAATAACCCTGTTCTTTTTGTGCTTCCCTCAGATCGGTGGCACATACGCTAAACCAGTGATTCTTCCTCCAGAGGTGGCTATTGGAGCTCTGGGCAAAATCCAGGTGAGTCCAAACAAGTCCAAAAGTGAGGACATAGACGCTGTCGCTCTGTGGATTTATGTCTACTCTGTGTTTGAGTTCAGGTTCTGCCTCGGTTTGGCTCCAATGGTCAGGTGGTCCCCGCCCACATCATGAAGGTCAGCTGGTCGGCAGATCATCGCATCATCGATGGCGCCACCATGTGTCGTTTCTCCAACCTGTGGAGCGAGTACCTGCAGAACCCGGCCCGCATGGTTCTGGACCTGAAATAAACATTCTACATTAGCCTTAACCCCAACAGACATACTGTGACagccccctgcccccccccacacacacacacaccattcactGTTGCTTTAGGGGAGGCGCTAAAGTCTGCTTGTTAATCAGGTTGCTGTCGAGGTTTGACACTGGTCTCTGaaggacacacagacattaTGGACAAACTGTCTTCTAACTTTGCTTTACAAAAAAGATAGCCTAACTCTGCTAGCATTGTAAGCATTTTCTTATCGTCTCAAATGTCATCAGATGatcatgtttgatgtttttaactCTGTCACCTTCATGGTGGACAAacgtttctgctgctgcaaacaGTGTCTCCAACGCAAGCTAATGTGGTGCTACTGTTGGCATCACTTTTCAAGAAGATAAATAATGGACATCAGTCGAGCAGCAGCCACACAAGTGATTTCAAACCAGCGATCATGTCAGCGAATCCATCAGTATCAACACTAatcaacactgatcaacactgatcaacactaATACTGAAATCTTGACAGTACTCATTCACACTGACAGCAGCCTCTGATCTGATGGAAAGTGATGAAAACATGTAGAACTGAAAGATACTGATACAATCCtcaacatgggggggggggggtctgtgtCTTCTTAACTGTGCTCCTGGCgttcctcctttcctcctcacTGTTGAGGTGTTTCTCCTGGACTTCCTCCTCTGTTGGATGCTCCTGGACTTCCTCCTCACTGTTAGGATGTTTCTCCTGGACTTCCTCCTCACTGTTAGGATGTTTCTCCTGgacttcctcctctctgttggATGCTCCTGGACTTCCtcttcactgttgggatgtttctCCTGGacttcctcctctgtgttgGGCTGTTTCTCCTGGACTTCCTCCTcactgttgggtttttttctcccctgtaCTGGCTCCTTACTGACAAGTGTCTGTTACATGACTGTAAGAATTTAAAGTTTGGGTTTTCTGTGTTTgggatgaaataaatgaacctgatgaataaatgtaaaagtcatcaataaaaatcaaaagTATCAAATTTGTTTGTCCTCAAATGAGTCCGAGATAAAACATGGAGATTTTGTCCTGGATTCTGGACTCAGACTGGACCTGATCCAACACTTCCATCGTGTGTCCTCCAGATGACGCCATGGCTGACACTGTccactctgtcacacacacacacacacacctgtcatgtgacctggaGGCTAAAATTATCAGCAGCAGGTTTGAGGTCAGATTTCAGCTGAGGAGACACATAATGGAGGACAACTGTTAGTACTGTTACT is a window from the Solea solea chromosome 9, fSolSol10.1, whole genome shotgun sequence genome containing:
- the dbt gene encoding lipoamide acyltransferase component of branched-chain alpha-keto acid dehydrogenase complex, mitochondrial is translated as MAAVTRGSFTALRRLLTQQYRRRCFRPQGFRSERPLLLLSNNRCLQTLQRRTLHTTMVSRGPVVQFKLSDIGEGIMEVTVKEWYVKEGDRVSQFDSICEVQSDKASVTITSRYDGVIKKLYYDVDATALVGKPLVDIETESNPEVIQEEDVVETPAMAREEHTHQEIKGHKTQATPAVRRLAMENNIKLSEVVGTGKDGRILKEDILNFLAKQTGAILPPTPVQEIHTPGPAQVSAAARLASTSVAIKAPPTTTARAIFTGKDITEPLTGFHKAMVKTMTAALKIPHFGYCDEVDLSRLVTLREELKPAAGHRGVKLSYMPFFIKAVSLGLLHYPILNASIDEGCQNITYKASHNIGVAMDTSQGLLVPNLKNVQLLSVFDIALELNRLQVLGSKGQLGTSDLTGGTFTLSNIGTIGGTYAKPVILPPEVAIGALGKIQVLPRFGSNGQVVPAHIMKVSWSADHRIIDGATMCRFSNLWSEYLQNPARMVLDLK